CGCTTGCTCGAGCTTGTACCCGAGCCTCTCGTGTTGACTCCCCAAGAGGAGGTCTTGTTCATGATGAACTCGGTGGTTGTCGGTTCCACGATTGTGATGCCGGCGTGCAACGACCGCGTCCGAGAAATCCTGACCGGGTGGGGCTTCTCGGTGGCAGTTGTAAACGTGTCCGAGTTCATCAAAGCCGGTGGCGCGGTCCGATGCCTCACGATGCCGCTCGATATCGCTGCGACTGACGCTGCAAAGTAGCCGGCAAACTACCGGCTAGAAACCTCGACGCCGCGCCAGAACGCCACATAGTCGGTGATCTCTGAGGCCGCGCCCTTTGGCTTTGGGTAGTACCACGCCGCGTCACGGTTTGAGGCACCGTTGACCTCGACGTTCAGATAGGAGGCCTTGCCCTTCCAAGGACACTTCGTGTGCGAACGAGAATCCGAGAAAAACTCGCGGTTGATAGAAGCAGGCGGAAAGTAGTGGTTTCCCTCAACCACGATCGTGTCGTCGCTCTCGGCTATCACGACGCCGTTCCATATTGCTTGAACCATGAGTCTTCCTTTTGTCAGTCAACGAATCAACGACATCCGGGGCAACCGTATTCCAGGGAGAGCACCACCGTCAACAATACTCGCCCCGGAATCATCGAACGTCGTTTACTTCCTGAGCGCGTCCCGGATCTCGGTGAGCAGAACCGTGTGCTCATCCGGCGCTGGGGCTCCCTCTTCACCGCTGGCCTGACGCACCTGGACCGCCAGGATTGGTGCACAGAGCGAAATCGTAATGGATCGGTCTGATGGATCGGTCTGATGGATCGAATCGCAAGACGCACGAGATGGCATACTTGACAATGTCTCACTTAGATTTTCTGGCATAGAACGTCTATACTTTCGGTTGTAATGGTCGACAGGCAAGACCGAAGGGGAGTACACCATCGACTCACAACGCTTTACGACAACAGCAAGCCAGGCAGTTAGGGACGCCCAGACGCTCTCCAAAGTTCGCAACCATGCATCAATTACGCCGGTGCATATCCTCAGTGCGCTGCTCGGTCAGAGCGACACGACCGTGCTGCCGACGCTTCAAGCCGCCAAGGCCGACCTCGGATCGCTTCAGCGGGCGATCGAGGAGTCGCTCGCCAAACTCCCGTCGGTGTACGGAGACAAAAGCGACGCAACTCTCGACGCCGCAGCGTCCACCGTGTTCGACGTCGCCGAAAGCGAGCGGACCACGCTCAAGGACGACTACTTGGCCGTCGAGCACATTCTGCTTGCCATCAGCAAGACCTCGTTGCAAGAGCTTTTGACATCAGTCGGTGCGGACCACGCTTCGTTGCTCACCGCCCTCATATCCGTTCGTGGCTCGCAGCGGGTGACATCGACCGACCCGGAAGCCACGCTCAATCCCCTCGAAAAGTATGGTCGCGACCTCGTCGCGGTCGCTCGCCTCGGCAAGCTCGACCCGGTGATCGGCCGAGATGACGAGATTCGCCGCGTCATCCAGGTGCTGTCGCGCAGGAGGAAAAACAACCCGGTGCTTATCGGTGAACCCGGAGTCGGGAAGACCGCAATCGCCGAGGGTCTCGCCCAGCGAATCGCAAACGGTGACGTCCCAACCGGGTTGAAGGACAAGAAAATCTTCGCACTCGACCTCGGTCTGTTGATCGCGGGGGCGAAGTACCGCGGCGAATTCGAGGAGCGCCTCCAGGCTGTGCTGAAAGAAATCACCGCCTCCGATGGGGAGATCATCACCTTCCTCGACGAGCTGCATACCTTGGTCGGGGCCGGCGCAGCCGAGGGATCGATGGATGCGTCGAACATGTTGAAACCGCTTCTTGCAAGGGGCGAGTTGCGCATGATCGGTGCAACCACTCTCGATGAGTTCCGCAAGTACATCGAGAAGGACGCCGCCTTAGAGCGCCGCTTCCAGCCGGTGCTCGTCGAAGAGCCGACCGTTGCTGACACAGTTGGAATCTTACGCGGCTTGAAGGAGCGCTACGAGATTCATCACGGCGTACGAATCACCGACGCCGCCCTGGTGGCCGCCGCGACCCTGTCTGACAGGTACATCACCGCGCGCCATCTACCCGACAAGGCGATCGATCTGATCGACGAAGCGGCCAGCCGTCTTCGCATCGAGATCGACTCGATGCCCGAGGAGATTGACGAACTCGAAAGACGCGGACGCCAGATCGAAATCGAGATCGCTGCGCTCGAGAAGGAAACGGACAAGACGGCTTTGGCGCGCCTGGAAACCCGCAAGTCAGAACTTGCAGTCCTTTCAGAGCAACTCGAAGAGCTAACAGCTCACTGGGACCAGGAGCGAGTGGCCATCGAAAAGATCCGCGAAGCAAAACAAGCGATCGAGGGTCTGAGGGCGGATTCAGAGCGGAGCGAGCGTGAGGGTGACCTGCAGCGGGCCGCTGAGATTCGCTATGGGTCTCTTCCCGCCGCCGAAACCGCGCTTGGTGACCTCCAGACGGCCCTAGCAAGCCTTCAATCTGACCTCACCATGCTGAAGGAAGAGGTCGACGAGGAGGACGTGGCTGAAGTCGTCGGCAGATGGACCGGCATCCCCGTGACGAAGCTCGTCGAGGGTGAATCCGCAAAATTGCTCAACCTCGAGTCACACCTCCACGACCGAGTGATAGGCCAGGACCGCGCCGTGGCTGCGGTTGCGACAGCGGTGCGTCGGTCACGCGCCGGCCTCGCCGACCCCCACCGCCCAATCGGATCATTTCTCTTCCTGGGTCCGACCGGAGTCGGCAAGACCGAACTAGCTCGAACTCTCGCCAACTACCTGTTCGACGACGAACAGGCAATGGTGCGGTTGGACATGTCCGAGTACATGGAGAAACACTCGGTCAGTCGGCTGCTGGGCGCCCCTCCCGGATACGTAGGTTATGAAGAGGGCGGCCAGCTCACCGAAGCCGTGCGCCGGCGTCCATACTCGGTGATCCTGCTCGACGAGGTTGAGAAGGCCCATCCAGACGTCTTCAACGCCCTCCTCCAGGTGCTCGACGACGGCCGTCTCACCGATGGGCAAGGTCGCACTGTGGACTTCACCAATGTTGTCGTCATCATGACGTCCAACCTGGGCTCGGAGTTCATCACCGATGCCGACGACTCACAGACGATCCGAGAGAGAGTTATGGATGTTGTGCGGACCCACTTCAGACCAGAGTTCTTGAACCGTATTGATGACGTGGTGGTGTTCGACAGGCTCACCAAGGACCACCTGGCTGACATCGTAACGATCCAATTCCAACAGATTCAGCAGCGGGTCGCCGATCGGCAGATCAGTATCAGTCTTGACGATAAAGCGGTGACGTGGCTGGTGGATCACGGGTTCGACGACGTGTACGGAGCACGCCCGCTCAAACGCCTCATGCAGCGCGAGATCATCGACCGCCTCGCTAACCAGATCCTCGACGGCACGTCACAGAACGGTGATTCGATTCGAGTGACGGTATCGGGCGATGACGAGATCGAACTCACACCCGCCTGACAAAAGCATCAGGCCTGGCGCGGCGAGCGCTGTCGCGTTTGGCGTCTTGGACGTCCGCATTCGAGAAGCAACTTGGACTATCATGTTATGTATGGTATTATAGATAACAAGGTAAGCAATATTGCAAGGTACCTAGCAATGCCCAGTGATCACAACTCACAACTCCTCAAGGGAGTTCTCGATATGTGCCTCTTGGCCATCATCAATGACGAACCGTCATATGGCTATGAGATGGCAACGAAACTCCAGGGGAGGGGTCTT
This region of Acidobacteriota bacterium genomic DNA includes:
- a CDS encoding DUF427 domain-containing protein, with translation MVQAIWNGVVIAESDDTIVVEGNHYFPPASINREFFSDSRSHTKCPWKGKASYLNVEVNGASNRDAAWYYPKPKGAASEITDYVAFWRGVEVSSR
- the clpB gene encoding ATP-dependent chaperone ClpB; this encodes MDSQRFTTTASQAVRDAQTLSKVRNHASITPVHILSALLGQSDTTVLPTLQAAKADLGSLQRAIEESLAKLPSVYGDKSDATLDAAASTVFDVAESERTTLKDDYLAVEHILLAISKTSLQELLTSVGADHASLLTALISVRGSQRVTSTDPEATLNPLEKYGRDLVAVARLGKLDPVIGRDDEIRRVIQVLSRRRKNNPVLIGEPGVGKTAIAEGLAQRIANGDVPTGLKDKKIFALDLGLLIAGAKYRGEFEERLQAVLKEITASDGEIITFLDELHTLVGAGAAEGSMDASNMLKPLLARGELRMIGATTLDEFRKYIEKDAALERRFQPVLVEEPTVADTVGILRGLKERYEIHHGVRITDAALVAAATLSDRYITARHLPDKAIDLIDEAASRLRIEIDSMPEEIDELERRGRQIEIEIAALEKETDKTALARLETRKSELAVLSEQLEELTAHWDQERVAIEKIREAKQAIEGLRADSERSEREGDLQRAAEIRYGSLPAAETALGDLQTALASLQSDLTMLKEEVDEEDVAEVVGRWTGIPVTKLVEGESAKLLNLESHLHDRVIGQDRAVAAVATAVRRSRAGLADPHRPIGSFLFLGPTGVGKTELARTLANYLFDDEQAMVRLDMSEYMEKHSVSRLLGAPPGYVGYEEGGQLTEAVRRRPYSVILLDEVEKAHPDVFNALLQVLDDGRLTDGQGRTVDFTNVVVIMTSNLGSEFITDADDSQTIRERVMDVVRTHFRPEFLNRIDDVVVFDRLTKDHLADIVTIQFQQIQQRVADRQISISLDDKAVTWLVDHGFDDVYGARPLKRLMQREIIDRLANQILDGTSQNGDSIRVTVSGDDEIELTPA